The Cydia splendana chromosome 8, ilCydSple1.2, whole genome shotgun sequence genome contains a region encoding:
- the LOC134793124 gene encoding uncharacterized protein LOC134793124, with the protein MKTPVGKGYQLHCFTDASLQAYAASVFLVCGSEKSFIIGKSRLIPIKDQESLKIPRLELLGVLIGSRLIKFVLKFLQQKIVRQVLWTDSQIVIEWCKSDKLLPPFVARRIKEIKTNKDLEIRYLPTELNPADVGTRPTCSREDREKWLSGPQFIVQDPKTWPTTSGGGPTSSLLIGEGLGIQEDEELMEIVDPDIHNVSPMETEDSITEREVASHDNDQMPDKLLKLKEIQAEYFPLEVEGKVTSLSLNLGIFKDIDELLRCKGRMKHADWTFDKRYPILIPKDSDFTNEIIMKTHQENKHVGVSHTLDKIRETYWIPQGRSQVQKILKKCSECMKHDGGPYKLPETPALPKERVNYSSPFTYVGTDYLGPLLVNNGNGNCKRWISLYTCLAVRAIHLEVVKDLTAEEGLMALRRMISARGVPTLITSDNAAHYKLLSEILQNPYCVEKEIRWKFIPQLAPWHGGFYERLVGLVKNCMKKTLQKHLLNDTQLVTAVKEIEAVLNTRPLTYVDSEPDHVLKPSDFLTMGKCIIMETSDKDPTTSQGTVTKDNLIKGWKKARIILREFKEMFENRYLLNLRERYSHHPKEPRVTSKLAPQIGQIVQIKGDTKNRINWKVGKIVSLKEGADGLCRVATVRVGDTEYTRSIAHLYPLEIEDGEEQCKQTSSYEESVEEPVQIPDLQRPPDKDDVTMESLKDVTEPPPAQISTQEVRDQPEEVQPHASPEEEPCSSKQTVESISSELNEPKPKSMSEPEPLAVVDLEFYDHTVPESHHLEEVAPEEQHDEARPKRAAALRALEKIKEWTSNLVAVLPPEAGCVVTSTNI; encoded by the coding sequence ATGAAGACACCAGTGGGAAAAGGCTACCAACTACACTGTTTCACCGATGCCTCTCTACAGGCTTATGCAGCATCAGTCTTTTTAGTCTGCGGCTCGGAGAAAAGCTTCATTATTGGTAAATCTCGGCTGATACCAATAAAGGACCAGGAGAGTCTCAAGATACCTCGTCTTGAACTTTTAGGAGTACTGATTGGCAGTAGACTGATAAAGTTCGTTCTTAAGTTTCTCCAGCAGAAGATAGTAAGACAAGTCTTATGGACTGACAGCCAGATCGTCATAGAATGGTGCAAATCTGACAAGCTATTGCCACCCTTCGTTGCCAGGCGGATAAAAGAGATCAAAACAAATAAAGATCTGGAGATCAGATACCTTCCAACAGAGCTAAATCCAGCTGACGTCGGCACCAGACCCACCTGCTCGAGAGAGGACAGGGAGAAATGGCTGAGTGGTCCACAATTTATAGTTCAAGATCCGAAGACGTGGCCAACAACTTCAGGCGGTGGACCAACCAGTTCTCTCTTGATTGGGGAGGGTCTTGGGATCCAAGAAGATGAAGAACTGATGGAAATAGTTGATCCGGATATACACAACGTTAGTCCGATGGAAACGGAGGACAGTATAACTGAAAGGGAAGTAGCGAGTCATGACAATGATCAAATGCCAGATAAGTTACTAAAATTGAAAGAAATTCAAGCTGAATACTTTCCTCTAGAGGTAGAAGGAAAGGTAACTAGTTTAAGTTTGAATTTAGGCATATTTAAAGACATAGATGAGTTACTAAGGTGTAAAGGTCGTATGAAACACGCAGACTGGACATTCGATAAACGCTACCCTATACTTATACCAAAAGATTCAGATTTCACCAACGAAATTATAATGAAGACTCATCAAGAAAATAAGCATGTTGGAGTAAGTCACACGTTAGACAAGATAAGGGAAACTTACTGGATACCACAAGGAAGAAGCCAAGTTCAAAAGATTTTGAAGAAGTGCTCCGAATGTATGAAGCATGACGGAGGGCCATATAAACTACCAGAAACTCCTGCGTTACCGAAAGAGAGGGTCAATTATAGCTCACCATTCACATACGTTGGTACCGACTATCTGGGACCACTTCTAGTCAACAATGGGAATGGCAATTGTAAAAGGTGGATTAGCCTCTACACATGCTTAGCCGTAAGAGCCATTCACTTAGAAGTTGTAAAGGACCTAACTGCGGAAGAAGGTTTAATGGCCTTACGTAGAATGATTTCAGCAAGAGGTGTACCTACCTTAATAACGTCTGATAATGCGGCTCACTACAAGTTACTCTCAGAGATTCTTCAGAACCCATACTGCGTAGAGAAAGAGATAAGATGGAAATTTATACCACAGTTAGCACCATGGCATGGAGGATTCTATGAGAGATTAGTTGGTTTGGTTAAAAACTGTATGAAGAAAACATTACAGAAACATTTGTTGAATGACACTCAGCTAGTAACAGCGGTGAAAGAAATAGAAGCAGTTCTTAACACAAGACCCTTAACTTACGTAGATTCAGAGCCGGATCATGTACTAAAACCTTCAGACTTTCTTACTATGGGAAAGTGTATCATTATGGAAACTTCAGATAAGGATCCTACGACGTCGCAAGGGACGGTGACTAAGGACAATTTAATTAAAGGTTGGAAGAAAGCACGGATAATTCTACGAGAATTTAAAGAGATGTTTGAGAACAGGTATCTCCTAAATTTGAGAGAAAGATATTCCCACCATCCTAAAGAACCTAGAGTAACATCAAAGTTAGCACCTCAGATAGGTCAAATCGTGCAGATTAAAGGTGACACGAAGAACAGGATAAATTGGAAAGTTGGGAAAATAGTATCTTTAAAGGAAGGCGCCGACGGTTTATGTAGGGTCGCCACGGTACGAGTAGGAGATACAGAGTATACAAGATCTATCGCACATCTCTACCCGTTAGAGATCGAAGATGGAGAAGAACAGTGTAAACAAACATCATCTTATGAAGAAAGTGTAGAAGAACCGGTGCAGATTCCTGATCTTCAACGTCCACCAGACAAGGATGACGTGACGATGGAATCCCTCAAAGACGTTACTGAGCCTCCACCTGCGCAAATATCCACTCAAGAAGTAAGAGATCAACCAGAAGAAGTACAGCCTCATGCCTCGCCAGAAGAGGAACCGTGTTCCTCTAAACAAACAGTTGAGTCTATATCTAGTGAGTTAAACGAGCCTAAGCCTAAGTCTATGTCCGAACCAGAACCACTCGCGGTCGTCGACCTCGAGTTTTACGACCACACTGTTCCCGAGTCACACCACCTAGAGGAAGTTGCGCCAGAAGAACAACACGACGAAGCAAGACCTAAGAGAGCGGCAGCTCTCAGAGCCCTTGAGAAGATCAAGGAATGGACCAGCAATCTAGTCGCCGTGTTGCCGCCTGAGGCGGGGTGTGTCGTGACAAGCACGAATATCTAA
- the LOC134792862 gene encoding transmembrane protein 11 homolog, mitochondrial-like — protein sequence MAGNESDSDLKPSSVAIIREVYDSENAHIKFEMELERALEACVSVIVIEPESLGEETARWIYVGNLLHKVSVYSGLCGIASGLAWSSLACTPFGVASILCAGCYTLSWQWDPCCKYQEEKDRRHLSTLPILSDLTSASPVVLVRTDNRRKIYLHSSVSIAAAAICLWRLYETFK from the exons ATGGCGGGTAATGAAAGTGACAG CGATTTAAAGCCATCGAGTGTCGCAATTATACGAGAAGTTTACGATAGTGAAAATGCACACATCAAATTTGAAATGGAATTGGAAAGAGCACTTGAGGCCTGCGTGAGCGTTATAGTTATAGAACCGGAGTCTCTTGGAGAAGAGACTGCAAGGTGGATTTATGTAGGCAACCTATTGCATAAAGTCTCTGTCTACAGTGGACTATGTGGGATTGCTTCTG GTTTAGCATGGAGTTCCTTAGCTTGTACGCCCTTTGGTGTTGCATCCATTCTCTGTGCTGGTTGTTACACACTCTCATGGCAATGGGACCCATGCTGCAAATATCAAGAGGAAAAAGATCGCCGTCATCTATCTACCTTACCTATATTGAGTGACCTAACATCAGCATCTCCGGTTGTGCTAGTGCGCACTGACAACAGGCGGAAAATATATTTGCATAGCTCAGTTTCTATAGCGGCAGCTGCAATATGCTTATGGAGACTTTATGAaacattcaaataa
- the LOC134793152 gene encoding uncharacterized protein LOC134793152, with translation MDDILLARLRLINDKLTTDLEVIPVTVNLENLVQAQITYGKLEASLKRLNGDLTEYFRLASTPASDEIYLISGLQLQAEETLAELKVKIDQISTSSKPSEKLTEANSSCRLPKLQLPVYNGDVLAWYEFWDAFRSNIDARNLPEVDKLSYLKTSVKGDAKKAIDGLATTSTNYAIAVSILKERFGKTSHLIDAHYATLYKIKMAKGNADDCRRTFNEIERNLKILESLGENINHNHLRFMLLEKFPSDLVYEIKLKVKDDSIQELRSQMDKIITAKEDAERISSMKRPLDSEASTVGILHVNAKRARYASQSQLHHSKQSKQNQQRDFDKRPVQKKFKGFKKNSNRGNRPNQASTSSKDQKETQRSPQEVRKGLDCIFCKGGHYNDSCPEASTLAERKKRLEGRCFICFKQNHLAKDCKSKKKCARCHSEVLHNRALCPSNFQKDTTEKKQS, from the coding sequence ATGGACGACATTCTTTTAGCAAGGCTTAGGCTCATTAATGACAAACTCACAACAGACTTAGAAGTAATTCCGGTTACTGTTAATTTAGAAAATTTAGTGCAAGCTCAGATTACCTACGGTAAATTAGAAGCATCACTGAAAAGACTTAACGGAGACCTGACGGAGTACTTTAGGCTGGCTTCGACACCCGCATCGGATGAAATCTACTTGATAAGTGGACTTCAACTTCAAGCAGAAGAGACTTTAGCGGAACTTAAGGTGAAGATCGACCAAATATCTACATCAAGCAAACCATCAGAGAAGCTGACTGAAGCGAACTCCTCGTGCAGACTTCCTAAGCTTCAGCTGCCGGTGTATAATGGGGATGTACTGGCGTGGTATGAATTTTGGGATGCCTTCAGAAGCAACATCGATGCAAGGAACCTGCCGGAAGTGGACAAGCTTTCATATCTTAAGACTTCAGTCAAGGGAGATGCCAAAAAAGCTATTGACGGTCTAGCGACTACTAGCACCAACTATGCTATTGCGGTTTCAATACTGAAAGAAAGGTTCGGGAAAACTTCACATCTCATAGATGCGCATTATGCcacattatataaaattaagatGGCCAAAGGCAATGCGGATGATTGCAGAAGGACTTTCAACGAGATTGAAAGGAACCTTAAGATTTTAGAATCACTAGGTGAGAACATTAATCATAATCACCTGCGCTTCATGCTACTAGAGAAGTTTCCTTCTGATCTAGTATATGAGATAAAACTTAAAGTTAAGGATGATTCCATTCAAGAACTGAGAAGCCAAATGGACAAAATAATCACTGCCAAGGAGGATGCGGAGAGGATATCGAGTATGAAACGCCCTCTGGACTCAGAAGCTAGTACGGTCGGGATTCTTCATGTGAATGCGAAACGCGCGAGATACGCAAGTCAGTCCCAACTACATCACAGTAAACAGAGTAAACAAAACCAGCAGAGAGACTTCGATAAGCGACCTGTACAGAAGAAGTTTAAGGGTTTCAAGAAAAATAGCAATAGAGGCAACAGACCAAACCAAGCTTCAACTTCAAGCAAGGATCAGAAAGAAACTCAGCGAAGTCCTCAAGAGGTCAGGAAGGGATTGGATTGTATATTTTGCAAAGGGGGCCATTATAACGATAGCTGCCCTGAAGCATCTACTTTAGCCGAAAGGAAGAAACGACTTGAAGGACGATGCTTCATCTGTTTCAAGCAGAATCACTTGGCAAAAGACTGTAAGAGTAAGAAAAAATGCGCTCGCTGCCATAGTGAAGTACTGCATAATCGAGCATTATGTCCTTCAAATTTTCAGAAGGATACAACGGAGAAGAAACAGTCCTGA